Proteins encoded together in one Pelosinus sp. IPA-1 window:
- a CDS encoding NADH-quinone oxidoreductase subunit H: MMDFFFSVLQSVGILVCAPLLAGIIKKIKARLQNRRGPKVLQTYFDIAKLLQKDSVISPTVSWIFKGAPYIYFAGVLAASSLVPLFIFSGRGFGDIFTLLYLLALGRFFLVLASLDAGSAFGGMGGAREMFIAVLVEPAMLLSICTIAFKAHSSSLGALSSSAANNPFSLAYIFAAIAFFIVLIAETGRIPVDNPDTHLELTMIHEGMVLEYSGRRLALIHWAAAIKQMIMILLFVILFLPWNIVGAASVIGLIGKILLVSIGIAFAEISTNKMRLFKVPNFLAVSCLLSLLALVAQ; the protein is encoded by the coding sequence ATGATGGATTTTTTCTTTAGTGTACTGCAATCTGTGGGGATTTTAGTATGTGCACCTTTGCTGGCAGGGATTATAAAAAAAATAAAAGCAAGGTTGCAAAATAGACGTGGTCCGAAAGTTCTACAGACCTACTTTGATATAGCGAAATTACTTCAGAAAGATAGTGTAATATCGCCAACTGTTTCTTGGATCTTCAAAGGGGCACCCTATATTTATTTTGCCGGTGTACTGGCAGCTAGTTCCTTAGTGCCTCTCTTTATTTTTTCCGGCAGGGGTTTTGGTGATATATTTACATTACTCTATCTATTAGCATTGGGGCGGTTTTTTTTAGTACTGGCATCACTAGATGCAGGTAGTGCTTTTGGTGGCATGGGCGGAGCGCGAGAAATGTTTATTGCCGTGCTGGTTGAGCCAGCCATGTTACTTTCTATATGCACTATAGCTTTCAAAGCCCATTCCAGCAGTCTCGGTGCATTGTCAAGTAGTGCAGCAAATAATCCTTTTTCCTTGGCTTATATTTTTGCTGCAATTGCTTTTTTTATTGTACTTATTGCAGAAACAGGACGTATTCCAGTTGATAACCCAGATACTCATTTAGAATTAACTATGATTCATGAAGGTATGGTATTAGAATATTCGGGCCGGAGGCTGGCTTTGATTCATTGGGCGGCAGCGATAAAACAAATGATTATGATATTACTTTTTGTCATCTTATTTCTACCATGGAATATAGTAGGTGCTGCTAGCGTTATTGGGTTAATAGGAAAAATATTGTTAGTATCGATAGGGATTGCCTTTGCTGAAATCAGTACAAATAAGATGCGTTTATTTAAAGTACCGAATTTTTTAGCTGTATCTTGTTTACTATCCCTATTAGCTTTAGTAGCGCAATAA
- a CDS encoding hydrogenase → MNFLIIILLVTSLLLTRVSRLKTAVTIILIQSFMVALACGIDGLEAGAVHMYVAAILTAVIKVGLIPYALLNIVEKLQYEREDHPILNVNSSSVTACIAIVLAYGLIDQALPGANSRDALATALAMTLIGLLIIMTRRQAIMQIVGLITMENGIYLVGLSATKGLPLIIEMGIFFDVLVAVVVLVILTHRLKLSGMSTDISRLKKLKG, encoded by the coding sequence GTGAATTTTTTAATTATAATATTGTTAGTTACATCGTTGCTGTTAACCCGTGTATCTAGACTAAAAACAGCGGTTACTATTATTTTAATCCAGTCTTTTATGGTAGCTTTAGCCTGCGGGATAGATGGGCTAGAAGCAGGGGCAGTTCATATGTATGTTGCTGCAATACTCACTGCAGTTATAAAGGTAGGCCTCATTCCCTATGCTTTGTTGAATATTGTTGAAAAGCTGCAGTATGAGCGGGAGGATCATCCAATTTTAAACGTAAACTCCTCTTCAGTGACGGCTTGTATTGCTATTGTGTTAGCCTATGGCTTAATTGATCAAGCCTTACCTGGTGCAAATAGTCGTGATGCATTAGCCACTGCCTTGGCTATGACTTTAATTGGTTTATTAATCATTATGACGAGAAGGCAAGCGATTATGCAAATTGTAGGACTGATTACGATGGAAAATGGTATCTATTTGGTGGGATTATCGGCCACAAAAGGATTGCCTTTAATCATCGAAATGGGTATTTTTTTTGATGTATTAGTAGCAGTAGTGGTACTGGTAATTTTGACACACCGACTCAAGTTGTCAGGTATGTCGACAGATATTAGTAGATTAAAAAAATTAAAGGGATGA
- a CDS encoding hydrogenase 4 subunit F, which produces MGELLLLALFFPLITGLLSMFQNKVVTIKSLNLVGSSMTSSVLAVIVFRISTQGAFLNGLLYVDSLSAVLLTVVAALGLTSMVFSLSYMEKELVEGHITIKMLQRYYGLFNVFIFTMISVLVVENLGLMWVAVEATTLASALLVAFYFNQSALEAAWKYVMVCTVGICLALLGTILLYYAQVNVVGINVQALSWLELKTIASKLDPTITKLAFIFILIGYGTKAGLAPMHTWLPDAHSQAPSPISGLLSGALLSCAIYAIVRNLIVVQAVLNHEFLQYLLIGLALFSIGIAIPFILVQHDIKRLLAYSSVEHMGIVLLGIGISTPLAIYGALLHVINHAIAKSTLFYLAGIITQEYKTKHIMRIRGLIRTMPLVGTLFIISILAITGTPPFSLFISKFTIIWASFNDGRFWLGAGVLFLLAGIFAGMMYYCLEMVFGNPGHNISVGKVGKPALWSIFFSIGLMIVTGLYVPFWLHTLLIKAASVIMGGE; this is translated from the coding sequence GTGGGGGAGTTACTGCTATTGGCCTTGTTTTTCCCGTTGATAACGGGATTACTGTCTATGTTCCAGAATAAAGTAGTCACAATAAAAAGTTTAAATCTAGTTGGTAGTAGCATGACAAGTTCCGTATTAGCAGTTATTGTTTTTCGTATTAGTACACAAGGCGCATTTTTGAATGGGCTGTTATATGTTGATTCTCTAAGTGCTGTGTTACTAACTGTGGTGGCAGCATTAGGGCTTACTTCCATGGTGTTTTCCCTATCCTATATGGAAAAGGAATTAGTGGAAGGTCATATTACGATTAAAATGCTCCAGCGGTACTATGGATTGTTTAATGTATTTATTTTTACCATGATTAGTGTATTGGTTGTAGAAAATTTAGGCTTAATGTGGGTAGCAGTGGAAGCTACAACCTTGGCATCCGCATTGTTAGTTGCCTTTTATTTTAACCAATCGGCTTTAGAAGCAGCCTGGAAGTACGTTATGGTATGTACGGTTGGGATTTGTTTGGCACTACTTGGGACCATTCTTTTGTATTACGCCCAGGTTAATGTGGTAGGTATAAATGTGCAAGCTTTAAGTTGGTTAGAATTAAAAACGATTGCCTCTAAGCTTGATCCAACGATTACAAAATTGGCCTTTATTTTTATACTAATTGGATATGGGACGAAAGCTGGGTTAGCGCCAATGCATACCTGGCTGCCTGATGCCCACAGCCAAGCCCCATCGCCGATTAGCGGCTTATTATCAGGAGCGCTTTTAAGTTGTGCAATATATGCTATTGTGCGTAACCTAATCGTGGTGCAAGCTGTTTTGAATCATGAATTTTTACAATACCTATTAATTGGTTTAGCCTTGTTTTCCATTGGGATTGCTATTCCCTTTATCTTAGTTCAGCATGATATAAAGCGACTATTGGCCTATTCGAGCGTAGAACATATGGGGATTGTTTTACTCGGTATCGGCATTTCTACTCCTCTGGCAATTTATGGAGCTCTGCTCCACGTGATCAATCATGCGATTGCTAAATCTACTTTGTTTTACCTAGCTGGGATAATTACGCAGGAGTACAAAACAAAACATATTATGCGTATTCGAGGGCTCATTCGCACTATGCCGTTAGTAGGAACCTTATTTATCATAAGTATCTTGGCCATTACAGGTACTCCTCCTTTTAGCCTTTTTATAAGTAAATTCACTATTATTTGGGCGTCTTTTAATGATGGACGGTTTTGGTTAGGGGCAGGAGTATTATTCTTACTGGCGGGTATTTTTGCAGGTATGATGTATTACTGCTTAGAAATGGTTTTTGGTAACCCAGGGCACAATATTTCTGTTGGAAAGGTTGGCAAGCCAGCTCTTTGGTCGATTTTCTTTTCTATAGGGTTAATGATAGTGACAGGTTTATATGTTCCATTCTGGTTGCATACCCTATTAATTAAGGCTGCATCTGTTATTATGGGGGGAGAATAG
- a CDS encoding NADH-quinone oxidoreductase subunit C: MEYQEVAASNLVKEARSICRTGEYGLTAMFANDERMIHGSFAIYCIFIGAGQIKAIKGVLKQGEKLEFPSLTLFFSTAAWFEREIHDLFGILPMGHPDLRPLVLHENWPNGLYPMRKDFPTNLHVPEAHKKYDMVGVEGEGVFEVPVGPIHAGIIEPGHFRFSQSGEQVVHLDAKLFFTHRGIEKSVEGLPIEMAAFAAERICGACSVSHALSYAQSIESIANIKIPERAEVIRVVVAELERLYNHVGDIGNLCAGVGFAVGISHGSRLKEILMRLNERITGNRFLRGMIIPGGVSMELTTDLAWDIRNTLEQLSGEFKDLIGLLKDNSAFLDRVENTGILTRKAASDLGAVGVAARASGIDIDMRRDYSYSLYNDLDFKVPIYSQGDVAARLWVRKEEVEQSIEIIKQVLDYMPDIPKGLSISLPKITPYSSGIGWSESARGSNFHWIMIGENNTIYRHFIRSASYPNWPAVVIAAPGNIIPDFPLINKSFELCYACLDR, from the coding sequence ATGGAGTATCAAGAAGTAGCTGCTTCTAATCTTGTAAAAGAAGCAAGAAGCATATGCCGGACGGGAGAGTATGGGCTTACTGCTATGTTTGCCAATGATGAGCGTATGATTCATGGAAGCTTTGCTATCTATTGTATTTTTATTGGGGCGGGCCAGATTAAGGCAATTAAGGGTGTATTAAAACAAGGGGAAAAACTAGAATTCCCTTCCCTGACACTTTTTTTTTCAACAGCTGCATGGTTTGAAAGAGAAATACATGATTTGTTTGGTATTCTGCCAATGGGACATCCGGATCTGCGTCCTCTAGTATTGCATGAGAATTGGCCAAATGGCCTTTATCCTATGCGTAAGGATTTTCCAACAAATCTTCATGTACCTGAAGCACATAAAAAGTACGACATGGTGGGAGTAGAGGGGGAAGGTGTGTTTGAAGTGCCTGTAGGACCCATTCATGCAGGTATTATTGAGCCAGGACACTTTCGGTTTAGCCAATCGGGTGAACAGGTTGTTCATTTAGATGCAAAATTATTCTTTACTCATCGAGGCATTGAAAAGTCAGTAGAAGGCTTGCCTATAGAGATGGCTGCCTTCGCGGCAGAACGGATCTGTGGCGCTTGCAGTGTATCCCATGCCTTGTCCTATGCCCAAAGCATCGAATCTATAGCCAATATAAAAATCCCTGAACGTGCAGAAGTAATAAGGGTAGTAGTAGCAGAGTTAGAACGTCTGTACAATCATGTAGGCGATATTGGTAATTTGTGTGCTGGAGTAGGTTTTGCTGTAGGAATTAGTCATGGATCTAGGTTAAAGGAAATATTAATGAGGCTGAATGAAAGAATTACCGGTAATCGCTTTCTGAGAGGTATGATAATACCTGGTGGTGTGAGTATGGAATTAACAACAGATTTAGCTTGGGATATACGAAACACCTTAGAGCAGTTAAGTGGAGAATTTAAGGATTTAATTGGATTATTAAAGGATAACAGTGCCTTTTTAGACAGAGTCGAAAATACAGGTATACTGACTCGTAAAGCTGCCTCTGATTTAGGTGCAGTTGGTGTGGCCGCAAGAGCTTCGGGAATTGATATAGATATGAGAAGAGACTATAGCTATTCATTATATAATGATTTAGATTTCAAAGTACCAATATATAGTCAGGGGGATGTAGCAGCTCGTTTATGGGTTAGGAAAGAAGAAGTAGAGCAATCGATAGAAATAATTAAGCAAGTTCTGGATTATATGCCCGATATACCAAAAGGACTTAGTATTTCGTTACCAAAGATTACACCTTATAGCAGTGGGATAGGCTGGAGTGAATCGGCACGGGGGAGTAATTTTCACTGGATCATGATAGGCGAAAATAATACAATATATCGTCATTTTATTAGGTCAGCCTCCTATCCGAATTGGCCGGCAGTAGTTATAGCTGCACCTGGTAATATTATTCCAGATTTTCCACTCATTAATAAGAGTTTTGAATTATGCTATGCATGTTTGGATCGTTAG
- the nuoB gene encoding NADH-quinone oxidoreductase subunit NuoB, producing MIHILKKIMSTGIVTEDYDKGKVPVRFRGQITIEKGECKNCRRCITSCPTKAIREQAGSLTIDHKACIFCGRCVESCEAEQLKYTSKYKLATCSSITANIGTLLGRKIQSIFGRSLHIRHVDAGSCNACDFEMNALSNPFYDLQQYGIDFVASPRHADMLMVTGVVTRNLKQALLMTYEAMPTPNLVMAVGACAASGQVFGSSYAMCGAVDKVLPVDIYVPGCPPRPQALLYGLLLAMDKL from the coding sequence ATGATACATATATTAAAAAAAATTATGTCCACTGGTATTGTAACGGAGGATTATGATAAGGGAAAAGTCCCAGTTCGTTTTCGTGGCCAAATCACTATAGAAAAGGGTGAATGTAAAAATTGCCGCCGATGCATTACTAGTTGCCCGACAAAAGCCATTCGTGAACAAGCTGGCTCTTTGACAATTGATCATAAGGCTTGCATATTTTGCGGCCGGTGTGTAGAAAGCTGTGAAGCAGAGCAGCTAAAGTATACGAGCAAGTATAAATTAGCCACCTGTTCTAGCATCACGGCAAATATAGGTACACTATTAGGTAGAAAGATTCAGTCTATATTTGGTCGCTCCTTGCATATCAGACATGTGGATGCGGGTTCTTGTAATGCTTGTGATTTTGAGATGAATGCTTTGAGCAACCCCTTTTATGACCTGCAACAGTACGGAATTGATTTTGTAGCTTCACCAAGACATGCAGATATGCTTATGGTGACAGGTGTGGTGACACGGAATTTAAAGCAAGCGCTATTAATGACATATGAAGCTATGCCGACCCCTAATCTGGTTATGGCAGTTGGAGCCTGCGCGGCTAGTGGCCAGGTTTTTGGTAGTAGTTATGCGATGTGCGGGGCGGTTGATAAAGTGCTGCCTGTTGATATTTATGTACCTGGCTGTCCACCTCGCCCCCAGGCTCTTTTATATGGGCTATTGCTAGCCATGGATAAACTATAG
- a CDS encoding RidA family protein has translation MKTVVNTDFAPQAIGPYSQAIKANGFLFVSGQIPLDPMTGQIVYGGIESQTYQVLNNLKAILEKEGLGFDNVVKTGVFLKDMEDFAAMNKIYAEYFKSEPPARACVQVARLPRDVSVEIELIAVYEK, from the coding sequence ATGAAGACAGTAGTGAATACGGATTTTGCGCCCCAGGCCATTGGCCCTTACTCGCAGGCTATTAAGGCGAATGGTTTTTTATTTGTTTCAGGACAAATACCTTTAGATCCAATGACAGGACAAATTGTTTATGGTGGGATTGAATCTCAAACGTATCAAGTGCTTAACAACTTAAAGGCTATTTTAGAAAAAGAAGGTTTAGGTTTTGATAATGTAGTGAAAACCGGTGTCTTCTTAAAGGATATGGAAGATTTCGCTGCCATGAACAAGATTTATGCTGAGTATTTCAAAAGTGAACCGCCAGCACGTGCTTGTGTACAAGTAGCTAGATTACCACGGGATGTAAGCGTAGAAATTGAATTGATCGCTGTGTACGAAAAATAA
- the lgt gene encoding prolipoprotein diacylglyceryl transferase — MHQYLFFIGDFPIRAYGLILSLSIILATGTAYFLAKQDGRWHDHVVDIGIYGGLSGIVGARLWDVFFFDWGYYQNHLLEIPFVWQGGMAIQGGILLGFIAGYIYTKRHNIDTWAFADIVAPAIIMGQSIGRMANLLNGDAFGHPTGGPFGIIYPATTLAYQVYGNQPLWPAEVWEGQIDIIIFVLLLLFRTTNHAKGQVFILYTILYSIARFFLEFLRGDYGTLLWGLKSAQLTSLAIILIGSAFFIWCGVKKNQPPKKSKGKR; from the coding sequence ATGCACCAATATCTTTTCTTTATCGGAGATTTCCCAATCAGGGCCTATGGATTAATCCTGAGCCTGAGCATCATTTTAGCTACAGGTACAGCCTACTTTTTAGCGAAACAAGATGGCCGTTGGCATGATCATGTTGTTGATATAGGCATTTATGGAGGCTTATCCGGAATTGTTGGCGCCCGCTTATGGGACGTCTTCTTCTTCGACTGGGGCTACTACCAAAACCATCTATTAGAAATTCCCTTTGTATGGCAAGGAGGAATGGCGATTCAAGGCGGCATCCTCCTAGGATTTATTGCGGGTTACATCTATACCAAACGCCATAATATTGATACTTGGGCATTTGCTGACATTGTAGCTCCGGCTATTATCATGGGACAATCCATCGGACGTATGGCAAACTTACTAAATGGCGATGCATTTGGTCATCCGACAGGCGGTCCTTTTGGTATTATTTACCCGGCAACCACTTTGGCCTATCAAGTATATGGAAACCAGCCCCTTTGGCCTGCCGAAGTTTGGGAAGGGCAAATTGATATTATTATTTTTGTCTTGCTCTTACTATTTCGCACTACCAATCATGCTAAAGGCCAAGTATTCATCCTCTATACTATTTTATACTCCATTGCACGCTTTTTCTTAGAATTCTTGCGCGGTGATTATGGCACATTACTTTGGGGCTTAAAGTCAGCCCAATTGACGAGTTTAGCCATTATATTGATCGGCAGTGCTTTCTTTATATGGTGTGGTGTTAAGAAAAATCAGCCCCCCAAAAAAAGTAAAGGTAAAAGATAA
- a CDS encoding TlpA disulfide reductase family protein, translated as MGRKLFAVIVGIALVVVGFLYVKNSEPEVQKPQASSNIGVRVGKNSPVFTLTSLEGDKVTVGQPGKITVINFWATWCPPCQEEMPELDLFAKKNQQKINFYAINLQESNGKVSEFMNKSKYTMPVLLDKDGIVAKQFQVAAIPTTIIIDKNGIIKHRQSGAMTMNELDGVINSM; from the coding sequence GTGGGTAGAAAACTTTTCGCAGTTATAGTAGGAATTGCTCTAGTAGTTGTAGGATTCTTATATGTAAAAAACTCTGAACCAGAGGTTCAAAAACCACAGGCGTCATCTAATATTGGTGTAAGGGTGGGGAAAAACTCTCCAGTATTTACTCTTACTAGTTTGGAAGGTGATAAGGTTACGGTAGGGCAGCCTGGCAAAATTACGGTAATTAACTTTTGGGCTACATGGTGCCCACCTTGTCAGGAAGAAATGCCTGAGTTAGATCTATTTGCCAAGAAAAATCAGCAGAAAATAAATTTTTATGCAATTAATCTGCAAGAGTCTAATGGAAAAGTAAGTGAATTCATGAATAAAAGTAAATACACTATGCCTGTCTTATTAGATAAAGATGGTATTGTGGCCAAGCAATTTCAAGTTGCTGCGATCCCTACTACGATTATTATTGATAAAAACGGAATTATAAAGCATCGACAATCAGGTGCTATGACCATGAATGAATTAGATGGTGTCATAAACAGTATGTAG
- a CDS encoding cytochrome c biogenesis protein CcdA: MDQNHVSLLTAFIAGFLSFLSPCVIPVLPTYTAFLTGAGRQETGVESKEGDNWHFLLHASCFFCGFILVFVVMGATASYFGQVFLVYQQLIRQVGAFFMVLMGMHLLGILKVSWLEREYRPLLKNTLQGPIGAFILGVAFTAGWTPCTGPILASILLYASVNTSLKEGALLLFVYAMGFSVPFLLVSVLIKNYFFKMGKIARWLPLLHRIAGGVLLIIGVILYFDLMQRVFGFLWG, from the coding sequence ATGGACCAAAATCATGTTAGCTTACTCACTGCGTTTATCGCAGGTTTTCTTTCCTTTCTATCACCATGTGTAATACCTGTTTTGCCTACCTATACTGCCTTTTTAACTGGTGCAGGTAGGCAGGAAACAGGGGTGGAAAGCAAGGAAGGGGATAATTGGCATTTTCTTTTACATGCCAGTTGCTTTTTTTGCGGATTTATTTTAGTCTTTGTTGTGATGGGTGCGACTGCTTCCTATTTTGGACAAGTTTTTCTTGTTTATCAGCAATTAATTCGTCAAGTAGGTGCCTTTTTTATGGTACTTATGGGAATGCATTTGCTAGGGATTTTAAAAGTAAGTTGGTTGGAACGAGAATACCGCCCCTTATTAAAGAATACATTGCAAGGTCCGATTGGTGCGTTTATTTTGGGAGTTGCTTTCACTGCAGGATGGACTCCTTGTACAGGGCCTATTCTAGCATCGATTTTGTTGTACGCCAGTGTGAATACTAGTCTTAAAGAAGGAGCACTGCTCTTATTTGTCTATGCAATGGGATTTTCAGTGCCCTTTTTATTAGTATCTGTATTAATTAAAAACTACTTTTTTAAAATGGGAAAGATCGCTAGGTGGCTGCCTTTACTGCACCGTATAGCAGGTGGTGTATTACTTATTATCGGTGTAATTTTGTATTTTGATTTAATGCAGAGGGTGTTTGGTTTTCTCTGGGGATAA
- the mgrA gene encoding L-glyceraldehyde 3-phosphate reductase, translating to MVYAARGERYDEMKYNYCGNSGLKLSAISLGLWHNFGDVNIYENSRAMVRRGFDLGITHYDLANNYGPPPGSAEETFGRILHDDFRRHRDEMIISTKAGYTMWPGPYGDFGSKKYLVASLDQSLKRMGLDYVDIFYHHRPDAETPLEETMGALDLLVRQGKALYVGLSNYKHEQAREAFAILKRLGTPCLIHQPRYSMLDRWIEEGLLDVLEDAGVGCIAFSPLGKGVLTNRYLHGIPEDSRVASQSVFLKSEDITEELLFKVRSLHQIAEKRGQSMAQMALAWVLRKKQMTSVLIGASKVSQIDDCVGALQYLDFSSEELAKIDEILKSK from the coding sequence ATGGTATATGCAGCACGTGGTGAAAGATATGATGAAATGAAGTATAATTATTGTGGGAATAGCGGATTAAAGCTTTCGGCAATTTCCTTGGGGCTTTGGCACAATTTTGGTGATGTGAACATTTATGAAAATAGTCGAGCCATGGTACGGCGGGGGTTCGATTTAGGAATTACACATTATGATCTTGCCAATAATTATGGTCCTCCTCCTGGATCGGCTGAAGAAACTTTTGGAAGAATTCTACACGATGATTTTAGACGTCATAGGGATGAAATGATTATTTCTACGAAGGCAGGATACACTATGTGGCCTGGTCCTTATGGGGATTTTGGCTCTAAGAAATATCTTGTTGCGAGCCTAGATCAAAGCTTAAAGCGAATGGGACTTGATTATGTTGATATATTTTACCATCACCGCCCAGATGCTGAAACTCCTTTAGAAGAGACAATGGGAGCCTTAGATTTACTTGTGCGCCAAGGTAAAGCACTGTATGTTGGTTTGTCCAATTACAAGCATGAACAAGCACGAGAAGCATTTGCAATTCTTAAAAGGTTAGGCACACCTTGCCTCATTCATCAGCCTCGGTATTCTATGTTAGATCGGTGGATTGAGGAAGGATTATTAGACGTTTTGGAAGATGCTGGTGTTGGTTGTATTGCTTTTTCTCCTTTAGGAAAAGGTGTACTTACTAATCGTTATCTACATGGCATACCGGAAGATTCTCGAGTAGCGAGTCAAAGTGTTTTTTTAAAGTCAGAAGATATTACAGAAGAATTACTCTTTAAAGTTCGGTCGTTACATCAAATTGCTGAAAAAAGAGGGCAGAGCATGGCTCAAATGGCTTTGGCTTGGGTGCTTCGTAAGAAGCAGATGACATCTGTTTTGATTGGGGCTAGCAAGGTAAGTCAAATTGATGACTGCGTAGGAGCATTACAGTATCTCGATTTCAGCTCCGAAGAATTAGCGAAAATTGATGAAATTTTAAAAAGTAAATAG
- a CDS encoding galactokinase has protein sequence MDILRFKGLFKEKYSERSEQGPVQYFFSPGRVNLIGEHIDYNGGYVFPAALSLGIYGALRFRADRFIQLKSTNASQSVTINLAEPIVYKPEDGWANYPKGVIKQLLDDGHLLKGCDILFSGDLPDGAGLSSSAALLVLVTFMLRYADGERDIDKVAIAKFTQKVENQFIGVNCGIMDQFAVAMGKKDVAILLDCNTLHYKYTPFALGEYSLVIMNTNKKRELAESKYNERRDECEQVVDIIKKHRQVESLCQVSMSEIDKYVENDVLRRRASHVISENNRVRLAVELLDKGDIVGFANLMTQSHNSLKTDYEVTGVELDCIVENALLAKGCIGARMTGAGFGGCAIALVATCNIEQFKVVVAQEYQKTTGLLPDFYVASIVDGVRLLDVKN, from the coding sequence ATGGATATTCTTCGTTTTAAAGGTCTCTTTAAAGAAAAATATAGTGAAAGAAGCGAGCAGGGGCCAGTGCAGTATTTTTTTTCTCCTGGCAGGGTTAATTTAATTGGTGAACACATTGACTATAATGGTGGTTATGTATTTCCCGCAGCTCTATCTTTGGGGATATATGGTGCCTTGCGGTTTCGCGCTGATCGATTCATTCAACTAAAATCCACGAATGCTTCACAAAGTGTTACTATTAATTTGGCAGAACCAATTGTATATAAGCCAGAAGATGGCTGGGCTAATTATCCTAAAGGGGTTATTAAACAGCTGTTAGATGATGGACATTTATTAAAAGGTTGCGATATATTATTTTCAGGCGATCTCCCTGATGGGGCGGGTCTTTCTTCTTCAGCGGCCTTGCTGGTATTAGTAACGTTTATGTTGCGTTATGCTGATGGCGAGAGGGATATTGACAAGGTGGCCATTGCGAAATTTACTCAGAAGGTGGAGAATCAATTCATTGGAGTTAACTGCGGTATTATGGATCAATTTGCCGTGGCCATGGGTAAAAAAGACGTTGCAATATTACTGGATTGCAATACATTACATTATAAGTATACTCCCTTTGCTTTGGGAGAATACAGCTTGGTTATAATGAATACAAATAAGAAACGAGAATTAGCAGAATCCAAATATAATGAGCGTCGTGATGAGTGCGAACAGGTAGTTGACATCATAAAGAAGCATCGGCAGGTTGAAAGTCTTTGTCAAGTTTCTATGTCAGAGATAGACAAATATGTAGAAAATGATGTATTGCGCCGTAGAGCAAGCCATGTTATATCGGAAAATAATAGGGTACGGTTAGCAGTTGAACTGTTAGATAAAGGTGATATCGTTGGCTTTGCAAATCTTATGACCCAGTCGCATAACTCGCTAAAAACTGATTATGAGGTTACGGGAGTAGAATTGGATTGCATTGTTGAGAATGCTCTTTTAGCAAAAGGGTGTATTGGGGCTCGTATGACGGGGGCTGGCTTTGGTGGCTGTGCTATTGCTTTGGTAGCAACATGTAATATAGAGCAATTTAAAGTTGTCGTAGCTCAAGAATATCAAAAAACAACAGGCTTATTACCCGATTTTTATGTAGCGAGTATTGTCGATGGTGTGAGATTATTAGATGTTAAAAATTAA